Proteins encoded within one genomic window of Jiangella mangrovi:
- a CDS encoding aminoacyl-tRNA deacylase: MTEERGVDALQESGLAHRIVRHPPVNSLEEAAAARGVEPAAVIKTIVVRRADDDYVFVLVPGDRTIAWPKLRTLLGVNRLSMPDAATARDVTGYERGTITPFGSTHAWPVIADERVLGRTVSIGAGAFGVSATVDGDELVKTLDATVADVTD, translated from the coding sequence TGCAGGAGTCCGGCCTGGCCCATCGCATCGTCCGGCACCCGCCGGTGAACAGCCTCGAGGAGGCGGCCGCCGCCCGCGGGGTCGAGCCGGCCGCCGTCATCAAGACCATCGTGGTGCGCCGGGCCGACGACGACTACGTGTTCGTGCTGGTCCCGGGCGACCGCACCATCGCCTGGCCGAAGCTGCGCACCCTGCTGGGCGTCAACCGGCTCTCGATGCCCGACGCCGCCACGGCCCGCGACGTCACGGGGTACGAGCGCGGCACGATCACGCCGTTCGGGTCGACCCACGCCTGGCCGGTCATCGCCGACGAGCGGGTGCTCGGGCGGACGGTGTCGATCGGCGCGGGCGCGTTCGGGGTGTCCGCCACGGTCGACGGTGACGAGCTGGTCAAGACCCTCGACGCGACCGTCGCCGACGTCACCGACTGA
- a CDS encoding NAD-dependent protein deacetylase, with translation MLDRIDPGHPAWPAVGEATAVLSGRPVAVLTGAGISTDSGIPDYRGPDSPPRTPMTYQQFVGDPDRRRHYWARNHVGWRHVHGTRPNLGHVAVSRLESGAAAVGVITQNVDTLHDAAGSRNVIDLHGRYDRVICLGCRRVVPRDHVAARLTALNPGFADEVADAEIAPDADAVIEATSHFRIADCEACGGMLKPDIVYFGENVPKPRVEAAYALVDSAAALLVAGSSLTVMSGLRFVRHAAKTGRPVVIVNRGDTRGDDLATVKVDAGCSPVLTVLAAVLTGSTVSR, from the coding sequence GTGCTCGACCGCATCGACCCCGGCCACCCGGCCTGGCCCGCCGTCGGCGAGGCGACCGCGGTGCTCTCGGGCCGGCCGGTCGCGGTGCTGACCGGCGCCGGCATCTCGACCGACTCCGGCATCCCCGACTACCGCGGCCCCGACTCCCCGCCGCGCACCCCCATGACCTACCAGCAGTTCGTCGGCGACCCCGACCGCCGCCGGCACTACTGGGCTCGCAACCACGTCGGCTGGCGGCACGTGCACGGCACCCGCCCGAACCTCGGTCACGTCGCGGTCAGCCGCCTGGAGTCCGGCGCCGCCGCGGTCGGCGTCATCACGCAGAACGTCGACACCCTGCACGACGCCGCGGGCAGCCGGAACGTCATCGACCTGCACGGACGCTACGACCGCGTCATCTGCCTCGGCTGCCGGCGGGTCGTGCCGCGCGACCACGTCGCCGCCCGGCTGACGGCGCTCAACCCCGGTTTCGCCGACGAGGTCGCCGACGCCGAGATCGCCCCGGACGCCGACGCCGTCATCGAGGCGACGTCGCACTTCCGGATCGCCGACTGCGAGGCGTGCGGCGGCATGCTGAAGCCGGACATCGTCTACTTCGGCGAGAACGTGCCCAAGCCGCGGGTCGAGGCAGCATACGCGCTGGTCGACTCCGCGGCGGCGCTGCTGGTCGCGGGATCGTCGCTGACGGTGATGTCAGGGCTGCGGTTCGTCCGGCACGCGGCGAAGACCGGGCGGCCCGTGGTCATCGTCAACCGCGGCGACACGCGCGGCGACGACCTCGCCACCGTCAAGGTCGACGCCGGCTGCTCGCCCGTGCTGACGGTGCTGGCCGCGGTCCTGACGGGGTCAACCGTCAGTCGGTGA
- a CDS encoding NUDIX hydrolase produces the protein MAGSEYPPFAVTVDLVILTVRAEGFAALVVERGEEPYRGRLALPGGFVHPDEDLPAAALRELREETGLAPSRGHLEQLASYGAPDRDPRQRVVSVAYLGLVPDLPEPVAGSDAAASRFVPVERLRRDAGSLAFDHGLILSDGVERARAKLEYTALATAFCPDEFTVGELRAVYEAVWGVDLDPRNFHRKVTGTPGFLEPTGATTTRGGGRPAQLYRRGGTTALMPPILRG, from the coding sequence ATGGCCGGTTCCGAGTACCCGCCCTTCGCGGTCACCGTCGACCTCGTGATCCTCACAGTGCGCGCCGAGGGGTTCGCCGCGCTCGTCGTCGAACGCGGCGAAGAGCCCTACCGCGGCAGGCTCGCCCTGCCAGGCGGGTTCGTCCATCCCGACGAGGACCTCCCGGCGGCGGCGCTGCGGGAGCTGCGCGAGGAGACCGGGCTGGCGCCGTCGCGAGGTCACCTCGAGCAGCTGGCCAGCTACGGCGCCCCCGACCGCGACCCGCGTCAGCGCGTCGTCTCCGTCGCCTACCTGGGACTGGTCCCGGACCTGCCTGAGCCGGTCGCCGGCAGCGACGCCGCCGCCAGCCGGTTCGTGCCGGTCGAGCGGCTGCGACGCGACGCCGGCTCACTGGCCTTCGATCACGGCCTGATCCTCTCCGACGGCGTCGAGCGGGCCCGCGCGAAGCTCGAGTACACCGCGCTGGCCACCGCGTTCTGCCCCGACGAGTTCACGGTCGGCGAGCTGCGCGCCGTCTACGAGGCCGTATGGGGTGTCGACCTCGACCCGCGCAACTTCCACCGGAAGGTCACCGGCACACCGGGATTCCTCGAGCCGACCGGCGCGACGACCACCCGCGGCGGCGGCCGGCCCGCCCAGCTCTACCGGCGCGGCGGCACGACGGCGCTGATGCCGCCGATCCTGCGCGGATGA
- a CDS encoding SPFH domain-containing protein — MAEIRGFGLLRHLRSTPTEHVIHQRGDRVVHSGTGCSFWFRPLTAALSEVPVDDRELPVLFHGRTGDFQKVAVQATVTYRFADPALVAGRVDFAIDSRTGRWRAAPLDQVAHLLTETAQQHAADLLVTIPMADALGRGIAAIRDRLRTGLVGDERLRDTGVVVLDVRVVSVRPDPDIEKALQTPARELIQEEADRATYERRAHAVERERTISENELQSKIELAAREENLVAQHGANERRRAAEEAAAARIAAEAEAERAGLAARAAAERTGLAATAEADRIRLTGSAEADAEAARLAVLAELDHWTQLMLALREVAEQLPSIGTLHVTPDLLTTALARLTAATGDGAER; from the coding sequence ATGGCAGAGATCCGAGGCTTCGGCCTCCTGCGGCACCTGCGGTCCACCCCGACCGAGCACGTCATCCACCAGCGCGGCGATCGCGTCGTCCACAGCGGCACCGGCTGCTCGTTCTGGTTCCGCCCGCTCACGGCGGCGCTCAGCGAGGTGCCCGTCGACGACCGTGAGCTGCCCGTGTTGTTCCACGGCCGCACCGGCGACTTCCAGAAGGTTGCCGTCCAGGCGACGGTGACCTACCGGTTCGCCGATCCCGCGCTGGTCGCCGGCCGCGTCGACTTCGCCATCGACTCGCGGACCGGCCGCTGGCGGGCCGCGCCGCTGGACCAGGTGGCGCACCTGCTGACCGAGACGGCGCAGCAGCACGCCGCCGACCTGCTCGTCACCATTCCGATGGCGGACGCGCTCGGCCGGGGGATCGCCGCGATCCGGGACCGGTTGCGCACCGGGCTGGTCGGTGACGAGCGGCTGCGCGACACCGGCGTCGTCGTGCTCGACGTACGGGTGGTCAGCGTCCGGCCGGATCCGGACATCGAGAAGGCGCTGCAGACCCCGGCACGCGAGCTGATTCAGGAGGAGGCCGACCGCGCCACCTACGAGCGCCGTGCGCACGCCGTCGAGCGCGAGCGGACCATCAGCGAGAACGAGCTGCAGTCGAAGATCGAGCTCGCCGCCCGCGAGGAGAACCTGGTCGCACAGCACGGCGCCAACGAGCGGCGCCGGGCGGCAGAGGAGGCGGCGGCCGCGCGGATCGCCGCCGAGGCCGAGGCGGAGCGTGCCGGACTCGCCGCCCGCGCTGCCGCCGAACGCACGGGGCTGGCCGCCACGGCCGAGGCGGACCGGATCCGGCTGACGGGGTCGGCCGAGGCGGACGCCGAGGCGGCCCGGCTCGCGGTCCTGGCCGAGCTGGACCACTGGACGCAACTGATGCTCGCGTTGCGTGAGGTGGCCGAGCAGCTGCCTTCGATCGGTACGCTCCACGTCACGCCCGACCTGCTGACGACGGCGCTCGCTCGGCTCACGGCGGCCACCGGCGACGGAGCGGAACGCTGA
- a CDS encoding NAD(+)/NADH kinase — protein MLAPRVVLVHRRTELEELVDRHGTRGQAEFFLRGRGRDLVAVQRRHDADEAARQEVGVSVPGDWRRATVERADLDRFRFEDGDIVAVVGQDGLVANVAKYLGGQPVIGVNPDPERNPGVLVRHAPGEVTGLLAAVVARRVTVEPRTMVAAELDDGQVLLAVNEIFAGHASHQSARYTLTAPGRRPERQSSSGVIAGTGTGATGWCASIARDRPAPPLPRPTDRALAWFVREAWPSPSTGTTCVDGVLVDGDRLALVAETDGLVVFGDGLEADRLTMSWGQQVTVGVAGTTLSLVTA, from the coding sequence ATGCTCGCGCCCCGGGTCGTCCTCGTGCATCGCCGCACCGAGCTCGAGGAGCTGGTCGACCGGCACGGCACCCGCGGCCAGGCGGAGTTCTTCCTGCGCGGCCGAGGCCGCGACCTCGTCGCCGTCCAACGCCGTCACGACGCCGACGAGGCGGCCCGCCAGGAGGTCGGCGTCTCGGTGCCCGGCGACTGGCGACGCGCGACCGTCGAGCGCGCCGACCTGGACCGGTTCCGCTTCGAGGACGGCGACATCGTGGCCGTCGTGGGGCAGGACGGCCTTGTCGCCAATGTCGCGAAGTACCTCGGCGGCCAGCCGGTGATCGGGGTGAACCCGGATCCCGAGCGCAATCCCGGCGTCCTGGTCCGGCACGCTCCCGGCGAGGTGACCGGGCTACTGGCCGCCGTCGTCGCCCGCCGCGTCACCGTCGAGCCGCGCACGATGGTCGCGGCCGAGCTGGACGACGGACAGGTGCTGCTCGCCGTCAACGAAATCTTCGCCGGCCATGCGAGCCACCAGTCGGCGCGGTACACGCTCACCGCGCCCGGTCGCCGGCCGGAGCGGCAGTCGTCGTCGGGCGTGATCGCCGGGACCGGGACCGGCGCGACGGGATGGTGCGCGTCGATCGCGCGCGACCGGCCCGCGCCGCCGCTGCCGCGGCCTACCGACCGGGCACTGGCCTGGTTCGTCCGCGAGGCGTGGCCGTCGCCGTCGACCGGAACGACCTGCGTCGACGGCGTGCTGGTGGACGGCGACCGGCTCGCTCTGGTCGCCGAGACCGATGGGCTGGTGGTGTTCGGCGACGGGCTCGAAGCCGACCGGCTGACAATGAGCTGGGGTCAGCAGGTGACCGTCGGCGTGGCGGGGACGACCCTGTCGCTCGTGACGGCGTGA
- a CDS encoding MarR family winged helix-turn-helix transcriptional regulator, producing MSGTGESELVAKWRGLLTSYNGIACNLDRELQDQHGLGLSEFEALDRLIESGQDKLRMHELAADMYLSQSAFSRTVARLERAGLVGRSMCMDDRRALFVTPTEAGRARHAEARDTHRKVLAHHLD from the coding sequence ATGAGCGGGACCGGGGAGAGTGAGCTCGTCGCGAAGTGGCGCGGCCTCCTGACCTCGTACAACGGCATCGCCTGCAACCTCGATCGCGAGCTGCAGGACCAGCACGGCCTCGGCCTCAGCGAGTTCGAGGCGCTCGACCGGCTGATCGAATCCGGCCAGGACAAGCTGCGCATGCACGAGCTCGCGGCCGACATGTACCTCAGCCAGAGCGCGTTCTCGCGCACGGTCGCCCGCCTCGAGCGCGCCGGCCTGGTCGGGCGGTCCATGTGCATGGACGACCGCCGGGCCCTCTTCGTCACGCCCACCGAGGCCGGCCGCGCCCGGCACGCCGAGGCTCGCGACACGCACCGCAAGGTCCTCGCCCACCACCTCGACTGA
- a CDS encoding MFS transporter has product MHVHVASSLVTATATPPTSVPDERDQRWTPRLWGVLAVLCLVMFLDGLDVSMVGIALPSIGTELGLSTTSLQWIVNGYVLGYGALLLLGGRTADLLGRRRVFLIALAVFAAASLVGGLVDDGTLLIITRFVKGVAAAFTAPTALSILTTTFREGHARNKALSIFAVFGASGYSSGLILGGLLTSAGWRWNFLMPVPLAILALIAGIALIPRDRPADTGGHDLAGATTLTAGMLLAVYSVVSAPERGWADPVTVALFVLAIALLAAFVVIEQRVAHPLVRFGILRIGPIVRANLAMIALFGSYLSFQFMLTIYFQAALGWSPLRMALALLPAGLIVAFGSPYMSRVFDRYGTQRPIVAAMVALSAAYVWFLAFGGDATPSYVTDILPSVVGIGLGFMLAFSSIMSQATAGVHDSEQGLAAGLVQTSGQIGGAVLLAATTALVTAGSHTADGMGAATFDQFRPGLTLVTGVAVAGLVVMLAPSRRRRRDAEPDPVVDEVLEPVAP; this is encoded by the coding sequence ATGCACGTGCATGTAGCGTCGTCGCTCGTGACTGCAACCGCAACACCACCCACCTCCGTTCCCGACGAGCGAGATCAGCGCTGGACCCCGCGCCTCTGGGGCGTCCTCGCGGTGCTGTGCCTGGTGATGTTCCTCGACGGGCTCGACGTGTCGATGGTCGGCATCGCCCTGCCGTCGATCGGGACGGAGCTGGGTCTGTCGACGACCTCGCTGCAGTGGATCGTCAACGGATACGTGCTCGGCTACGGAGCACTGCTGCTCCTCGGTGGCCGCACGGCCGACCTGCTCGGCCGCCGCCGGGTGTTCCTCATCGCGCTCGCCGTCTTCGCTGCCGCCTCGCTCGTGGGCGGTCTGGTCGACGACGGGACGCTGCTGATCATCACCCGGTTCGTCAAGGGCGTCGCGGCCGCGTTCACCGCGCCGACGGCGCTGTCCATCCTCACCACCACGTTCCGCGAAGGGCACGCGCGCAACAAGGCGCTGTCGATCTTCGCCGTCTTCGGCGCCAGCGGGTACTCGTCCGGGCTCATCCTCGGCGGCCTGCTGACCAGCGCCGGCTGGCGATGGAACTTCCTCATGCCGGTGCCGCTGGCGATCCTCGCGCTGATCGCGGGCATCGCACTGATCCCGCGCGACCGGCCCGCCGACACCGGCGGTCACGACCTGGCCGGGGCGACGACGCTCACGGCCGGCATGCTGCTCGCCGTCTACTCCGTCGTCTCCGCGCCGGAGCGGGGCTGGGCCGACCCGGTCACCGTCGCGCTGTTCGTCCTGGCGATCGCGCTGCTGGCGGCGTTCGTCGTCATCGAGCAGCGGGTCGCGCACCCGCTGGTCCGGTTCGGCATCCTGCGGATCGGGCCGATCGTCCGGGCCAACCTCGCGATGATCGCGCTGTTCGGGTCGTACCTGAGCTTCCAGTTCATGCTCACGATCTACTTCCAGGCGGCCCTGGGGTGGTCGCCGCTGCGGATGGCGCTCGCCCTGCTGCCCGCGGGCCTGATCGTGGCGTTCGGCTCGCCGTACATGAGCCGGGTGTTCGATCGCTACGGCACGCAGCGCCCGATCGTCGCCGCGATGGTGGCGCTGAGCGCGGCCTACGTCTGGTTCCTCGCGTTCGGCGGCGATGCGACGCCGTCCTACGTGACGGACATCCTGCCCAGCGTGGTGGGGATCGGGCTCGGGTTCATGCTGGCGTTCTCCTCGATCATGTCGCAGGCCACGGCCGGGGTGCACGACTCCGAGCAGGGACTGGCAGCCGGCCTGGTCCAGACGTCCGGGCAGATCGGCGGCGCCGTACTACTGGCGGCGACGACGGCGCTCGTGACGGCCGGCTCGCACACGGCCGACGGCATGGGTGCGGCGACGTTCGACCAGTTCCGGCCCGGCCTGACCCTGGTGACGGGGGTCGCCGTCGCCGGGTTGGTCGTCATGCTCGCCCCGTCGCGCCGACGCCGTCGCGACGCCGAGCCCGACCCCGTCGTCGACGAGGTCCTGGAGCCGGTCGCACCCTGA
- a CDS encoding phosphatase PAP2 family protein gives MASDTLSRRPPTLRRIRTDSRLATAAKEIAFLLAAALLYTLVRGLTSDRVDAAFRHAEDVIAFEKTLGINVETDLQGLVLDHQWAIDAANGFYIYGYWPVFVLTLAWLITRRPAAYPFYRNALLASGAFSLVIFAFYPLSPPRFLPWHGFVDTISLEVPTYRDMSSSRLVNEYAAMPSLHFGWILLLGIAWVALSRILVLRIIGAVMPLLMFAAIVLTGNHYVVDAIVGGGVVVAGIGVAVLIERHKRRRAVEAAIDDARQAADDGDGSGSAIPAQRTPNLTRVR, from the coding sequence ATGGCCTCGGACACCCTGTCCCGGCGCCCGCCCACGCTGCGCCGCATCCGCACCGACTCACGACTCGCCACGGCCGCGAAGGAGATCGCCTTCCTGCTCGCGGCCGCTCTGCTCTACACGCTGGTCAGAGGGCTCACCAGCGACCGCGTCGACGCCGCGTTCCGGCACGCCGAGGACGTCATCGCGTTCGAGAAGACGCTCGGCATCAACGTCGAGACCGACCTGCAAGGGCTCGTCCTCGACCACCAGTGGGCCATCGACGCGGCCAACGGTTTCTACATCTACGGGTACTGGCCGGTGTTCGTGCTCACGCTGGCCTGGCTGATCACGCGCCGGCCGGCGGCCTACCCGTTCTACCGGAACGCGCTGCTCGCGTCGGGCGCGTTCAGCCTGGTGATCTTCGCGTTCTACCCGCTCTCGCCGCCGCGGTTCCTGCCCTGGCACGGCTTCGTCGACACCATCTCGCTCGAGGTGCCGACCTACCGCGACATGAGCTCGTCCAGGCTCGTCAACGAGTACGCCGCCATGCCGAGCCTGCACTTCGGCTGGATCCTGCTGCTCGGCATCGCCTGGGTCGCACTCTCGCGGATCCTCGTGCTGCGCATCATCGGCGCGGTCATGCCGCTGCTGATGTTCGCCGCCATCGTACTCACCGGCAACCACTACGTCGTCGACGCGATCGTCGGCGGTGGCGTCGTCGTCGCCGGCATCGGCGTTGCGGTGCTCATCGAGCGGCACAAGCGACGGCGGGCGGTCGAGGCGGCCATCGACGACGCGCGGCAGGCGGCGGACGACGGGGACGGCTCCGGCTCGGCGATTCCGGCCCAGCGCACGCCGAACCTGACCCGCGTCCGCTGA
- a CDS encoding TetR/AcrR family transcriptional regulator, translated as MNDEGRPGAGTAGNIREVALGLFSRQGYERSTLREIADALGITKAAVYYHYRTKVEILDDLLRPMVDGEDWIIADAEADTAQIGSPAWRLTLVERYVDLLLAHRRVATYAMNDIAGVSNSTLLGRMRANDTRLAALMANGDLSLEQRVRTSAALGVIVAILALPDVSNADLRPQLLRVVRDVLGLADPVRDTASA; from the coding sequence ATGAACGACGAGGGACGCCCCGGCGCGGGAACCGCCGGCAACATCCGCGAGGTCGCGCTCGGCCTGTTCTCCCGGCAGGGCTACGAGCGCTCGACGCTGCGCGAGATCGCCGACGCGCTCGGCATCACCAAGGCCGCGGTCTATTACCACTACCGCACGAAGGTCGAGATCCTCGACGACCTGCTCCGGCCCATGGTCGACGGCGAGGACTGGATCATCGCCGACGCCGAGGCCGACACCGCGCAGATCGGCAGCCCGGCTTGGCGGCTCACGCTCGTCGAGCGCTACGTCGACCTGCTGCTGGCGCACCGGCGGGTCGCGACCTACGCGATGAACGACATCGCCGGCGTCTCCAACTCCACTCTGCTCGGCCGCATGCGCGCCAACGACACGCGGCTCGCGGCGCTAATGGCCAACGGCGACCTCTCGCTGGAGCAGCGGGTGCGGACGTCGGCGGCGCTCGGCGTGATCGTGGCGATCCTGGCCCTGCCGGACGTCTCGAACGCCGACCTGCGCCCGCAGTTGCTGCGGGTGGTGCGCGACGTGCTGGGACTCGCGGACCCGGTGCGGGACACGGCCTCGGCCTGA
- a CDS encoding choice-of-anchor D domain-containing protein, giving the protein MGAARWTRLVGAGCIGIGTVAVVAPLAFADPDDFSMTSTTMGFGSVFVGETGTEKLIIRNISDGALAPALTGGLVTEDGPFEATTTCDGSELEPDETCEFAYTYTPAAVGSHQIDVPFTLEGVTYSASLTGTGVAPIEVSSPTLAFGAVVVGEQKSLNLTVTNVSNIARTPAVSSPAVESEVFSASSTCDGDPLAAGASCAISYEFAPTAAGAATGADLIVVETANHIVSLSGTGVPATTPTAVVGSDGPVDEGSAATVSFSGQDDPGSEIVEPFLYSYDWDGDGTFEVVGSSSASAQVPATLTADGPATVSVRARITNQIGRYTDYETDVVVRNVAPALTVSGPAAVQVGGSGALAVAAVDAGSAAEEYTYAVDWDGDGTADQTVTGAAQRSIVHTFSSVGTFDIGVTVSDGDGGSASATHRVSVTEDDPSGTPSGTPSPSGTPSETPTGTESPTGTESPTPEPTATPTPYTPEPTATPTPYTPEPTATPTPYDDGTLPETGAGLGDVAVLAGALLIGLGALLLLATRRPLLRP; this is encoded by the coding sequence ATGGGGGCTGCGCGCTGGACGCGGCTGGTGGGCGCTGGGTGCATCGGAATCGGCACGGTCGCGGTGGTGGCGCCGCTGGCCTTCGCCGATCCGGACGACTTCAGCATGACGTCGACGACCATGGGCTTCGGCTCGGTCTTCGTCGGCGAGACCGGGACCGAGAAGCTGATCATCCGCAACATCTCCGACGGAGCGCTGGCGCCGGCGCTCACGGGCGGGCTGGTGACCGAGGACGGGCCGTTCGAGGCGACGACGACCTGTGACGGGTCGGAGTTGGAGCCGGACGAGACCTGCGAGTTCGCGTACACCTACACGCCCGCCGCGGTCGGTTCGCACCAGATCGACGTGCCGTTCACGCTCGAGGGCGTCACCTACAGCGCGTCGCTCACCGGCACCGGCGTGGCGCCCATCGAGGTGTCGTCGCCGACGCTCGCCTTCGGCGCCGTGGTGGTCGGCGAGCAGAAGTCGCTGAACCTCACCGTCACCAACGTCTCGAACATCGCGCGGACGCCGGCGGTCAGCTCGCCGGCGGTGGAGTCGGAGGTGTTCTCGGCGTCGTCGACGTGTGACGGCGACCCGCTGGCGGCCGGCGCGTCCTGCGCCATCAGCTACGAGTTCGCCCCGACGGCGGCCGGCGCGGCCACGGGCGCCGACCTCATCGTCGTCGAGACCGCCAACCACATCGTGTCGCTGTCCGGGACCGGCGTGCCCGCGACGACGCCGACGGCCGTGGTCGGCTCCGACGGGCCGGTCGACGAGGGGTCCGCGGCGACGGTGTCGTTCAGCGGCCAGGACGACCCCGGATCCGAGATCGTCGAGCCGTTCCTCTACAGCTACGACTGGGACGGCGACGGCACGTTCGAGGTCGTCGGCTCCTCGTCGGCGTCGGCGCAGGTCCCGGCCACGCTGACGGCGGACGGCCCGGCGACGGTGTCAGTCAGGGCGCGCATCACCAACCAGATCGGCCGGTACACCGACTACGAGACCGACGTGGTCGTGCGCAACGTCGCGCCGGCGCTGACGGTGTCGGGTCCCGCGGCCGTGCAGGTGGGCGGTTCCGGCGCGCTGGCGGTCGCCGCCGTCGACGCCGGGTCCGCCGCCGAGGAGTACACGTACGCGGTCGACTGGGACGGCGACGGCACGGCCGACCAGACGGTCACGGGGGCGGCACAACGGTCGATCGTGCACACGTTCTCCTCCGTGGGCACCTTCGACATCGGTGTGACGGTGTCGGACGGCGACGGCGGCAGCGCCTCGGCCACGCACCGGGTGAGCGTGACCGAGGACGACCCGAGCGGGACGCCCTCGGGCACGCCGTCGCCGTCCGGCACACCGAGTGAGACCCCGACCGGGACGGAGTCGCCGACGGGGACCGAGTCGCCCACGCCGGAGCCGACCGCCACGCCGACGCCCTACACGCCCGAACCGACCGCCACTCCCACCCCGTACACGCCCGAGCCCACGGCCACGCCGACGCCGTACGACGACGGCACGCTGCCCGAGACCGGCGCCGGCCTCGGCGACGTGGCGGTGCTGGCGGGGGCGCTGCTCATCGGGCTGGGCGCACTGCTGCTGCTCGCGACCCGCAGGCCGCTGCTGCGGCCCTGA